AAATAAGATAATACCAGTGTAGATTGCAGGCAATATTTGATTTGGAACTTTATCCATAATTGACTCTGGAATCATGAAAATAGTTGCAAACAAAACAACAGTTGATACAATTCCAATTAATAGAGAATTCTTTGCTTCATCTGGTTTATTTAGACTGAGATAGTTTTCTCTAATTAAATATCCAGCAGCTAATGGACCTCCAATAAAAGTAGCAATTCCTATTGCTTTTTGAGAATAAAATTTTAAATTTTTAGTTTCGTTCTTTAAAACTGATTGCTTCTTTAAAGGTTGTTTTATTGTTTCTAATTTGTTTACTTCTGAATTCTCAGAGTATTTATCTTTTAATATAATTTCTGCAGCATCAATAGCATTAGAAGTATATTTCTCTCTGTTATTCAAAATTTCTAGTAATTCATTTTTGGTTTTTACTTTAAACTTTTCAAGGAATAATTTTTTTTTCATTTTAGCCAACATTAACACATATATAAAGTCCTTTTGTAATATACATCAGTAAGTTATCTAAGTTAGTTTTTTTGATTTAAAAAGGCTACTGTAAGAACACCTATTCCCTTACTTTTTAAAACAAAAAAACCGAAACAAATAAGTTTCGGTTTTTTAAATTATTAAAGGCATTGCCTTCTATTTTTTACCTTTTTTCTGTTGTGCTTGTTGCTCTTGTGCTTGTTTCATAGCACCATCAATTTTCTGACGGAATTTACTCTTCGCTTTTTCAGGTTTCTTCTTGTTTTCCTCTATTTGAGCATGAATTTTATCTTCATCAATAATGTAGTTTTTAATTACTAACATAATTGTTATCGTTAACAAGTTAGAAACAAAGTAGTATAAACTTAAACTACTTGCATAATTGTTAAAGAAGAATAACATCATAATAGGAGAGAAGTAAATCATGTACTTCATCATTTTCCCCATGTCTGGCATACCTTCTTGCGTTGGTGCTTGCATGTTTGCTTGTTGACTCTGATTCATTTTCATGTAAAAGAAAATAGCAACAGAAGCTAATATTGGAAATAAACTTACGTGATCTCCATAAAAAGGAATGTTAAATGGCAATTTATAAATCATATCGTAAGATGATAAATCATTTGCCCATAAAAAGTTTTGCTGTCTTAAAGCTAAATTTGTAGGAAAGAACTTGAATAATGCAAAGAAAACAGGCATCTGTAATAATGCAGGTATACAACCAGACATCATGCTTACTCCAGCTTTTCGCTGAATTGCCATGGTTTCTTGTTGACGTTTCATTGCGTTGTCTTTTCCAGGATACTTCTCATTCAATGCCGTTAATTCAGGTCTAATAACCTTCATTTTAGCGCTCGATAAATAAGATTTATAAACTAAAGGAGACATGATAATTCTAACAACAATTGTCATTAAAATAATGATTAATCCATAGTTAGATAAAAATCCTTCTAAGAAATTAAAAACAGGATAAAATACAGTTCTGTTTAAGAAACCAAAAATTCCCCAACCTAAATCTGCTGTTTTATCTAAATCTGTTCCTTTAAAAGTTTTTAATAAATTATAATCACTAGGCCCATAATACCATTTCATGTTATAGTTTAACTCACCATTAGATAATTCTAAAGGAGTTTTTAACTCAT
The window above is part of the Polaribacter sp. SA4-12 genome. Proteins encoded here:
- the yidC gene encoding membrane protein insertase YidC, whose translation is MEKKKFDINSFIGMVLLGGILLYWVNTNKPDETIDPSTNTEQVVDATNNTTNTIIENTPVFENDSLKQVAFTNKLGAFAQSAINGSDGTSVLENELVKLVINNKGGQIIEAEIKNYQTHDSLPLYMIKDNNSSFNINFGTTDNRILNTKDLFFSPTITKNGESTIVSMKLKVSDSQFLEYRYEMKPNEYMVNFAVRSQGLSSVINSSNPINLDWSLDGYRHEKSLKTENTMYSHLFYKTEDDVDYLNAGNNEILNDVDWVSYKQHFFSSSLLSDTPFNKASVTSTDLIKNEEIDSVYTKRYELKTPLELSNGELNYNMKWYYGPSDYNLLKTFKGTDLDKTADLGWGIFGFLNRTVFYPVFNFLEGFLSNYGLIIILMTIVVRIIMSPLVYKSYLSSAKMKVIRPELTALNEKYPGKDNAMKRQQETMAIQRKAGVSMMSGCIPALLQMPVFFALFKFFPTNLALRQQNFLWANDLSSYDMIYKLPFNIPFYGDHVSLFPILASVAIFFYMKMNQSQQANMQAPTQEGMPDMGKMMKYMIYFSPIMMLFFFNNYASSLSLYYFVSNLLTITIMLVIKNYIIDEDKIHAQIEENKKKPEKAKSKFRQKIDGAMKQAQEQQAQQKKGKK